AAATCTTTATCAATATTAAAATCTAAAAATTTAACTCCACCTTCTTCTGCTATTTCACTATATTGTTTATATAAAGTTGGAACTGAAACTCCAATATTTGAAAGAGCTGATTTTAGGAATTTAAAATCTTTTTTCTTATCATTCAAATCAAAAAGTTCTTTTATTTCATTTAATTTATTTGAATATTGATAAGGTGTTTTTGCTTCAATCAATACTTCTTTTGAACCATAATAATAAGAATAATAAAAAATCATCATATCTTTTGCAACACTTGGGAAGTTAGCACTAATTGAAACTGGACCAAACATATATTTGATATTTGGATTATTTTTTAAATAAGCACCAATTCCATACCAAAGATAATCTAAAGCTCTAGTTCCCCAATATTTTGGTTGTACAAAACTTCTTCCAAGTTCAATAGAATTTTGTAAATATGGCACAAACTCTTCGTTGTATTTGAAAAGATTATTAGAATAAAAACCTTTTATTCCAATATTTTTAAATATAAAATCAGAGTTCCCAACTCTATATGAACCTACAATTTCAAGTTCATTTTCATCCCATAAAATAATATGTTGGTAATAAATATCATATTTATCTGTATCTCTTTTTTTATTTACACCTTCACCAACTTTTCTAAATGAAATTTCTCTTAATCTTCCTAGTTCTTTTAAAACAATAGAGTCTTCAGTGTAGTCATAAAGATAGATTTTTTTTCCATCAGATGTTTGACCAATAAGTTTTGATTTTTTTAATTCATTTAATAAATCAATTCTGCTAACAGGATGAGCAATAGCACTTTGAGTTTCAAAAAAAGATTTTTTTCCTTTTTTTAAAGAGTATAAATGTTTTCTATAAAGATTTAATAAAAACTTTTTATCAATTCCTTTTGGAGTTATATTTTCATTTGGAATTATTTGACCGATTTTTATATTTATTCTTTTTGATTTCTTTTTAAACATTTCATGTGAAAGTAAAAGTGTTGAAAAAGTTTTATTAATAACAGAGATTGTATAAAAAGTTTTAGAGTTTTTTGCATCTAAAAATATTGGTAAAATTGGCGAGTTTGTATTTTGTGCAAAACTTAGAAAACCTTTATTCCAAACAGGGTCTTTTATTCCTTTTGTTGTAGCACGGCTTACTTCACCTGCTGGAAAAATAATTACTGCTTCTTCATTGTTTAAAGCTTCATAAATTTTCTTTATATCATTTTTTGATTGTCTAATTTTATAGTTATCAATTGGAATTAAAAGTGAATTAAGTGCTTCAAATCCAGCTAAAAAATCATTTGCAACAATTTTTACATCTTTTCTAACTTGTGAAATAAGTCTTAACAGACATAAAGCATCAAGTCCACCTAAAGGATGATTTGCAATAATTACAACTTTTCCACTTGTTGGAATATTTTGAAAATCATTACTTGAAGCTGTGTAATCAAAATCAAAATAATCTAAAACAGCATCTACAAACTCAAATCCTTTTAAGTGTGAATTTTGTGATAAAAATTGATTTATCGAATCTTCATGAACTATTTTTTTTGCAATTTTAAATAGAGATTTTTTTAGAAAGTTCTCTTTTTCTTTTATTTTTGGGAATTTCTTCTCTATTTCTTTTTGAATATCTATCATTTATACTCCGCAAGCATTTTATAAAATTATAAAAATCTTTGATTACAAAAAGGTGACAAATATAATTTATAAGTTGTTTTAAAAACTTATGATAAAATTTTTCTTACTTATAATAGGGGAGATTTATTATGAATAGAACTGATATAACAAATATTATCACTGTTTTAATCATGGCATATGGTTATTCAAATGATAATAATGTGATTTATATGATAGGAATTTTTGCTTTAAGTGGAGCAGTTACAAATACTTTGGCAATTCATATGTTATTTGAAAAAGTTCCTTTTTTATATGGAAGTGGAGTAATAGAGAGTAAATTTGGTGCTTTTAAAACTTCAATTCATAATCTTTTGATGAATCAGTTTTTTACTCGTGAAAATTTAACAAAATTTTTTCAAGAAGAGATGAGTAGTGCTAAAAAAACAATAGACTTTGAGAAAATATTAAATAAAACTGATTTTACACCAGCTTATGATTCTTTGAAAGAATCTGTAATGCAATCATCTTTTGGTGGAATGTTAGGAATGTTTGGAGGTGAAGCAGCTTTAGAACCTCTTAGAGAGCCATTTACAAAAAAACTTCAAGCTTCAATTATCTCTATCTCTTCAACTGATGCTTTCCAAGAAGTGGTAAATGAAGCTTTAAAATCAGAAGATTTAAGTGCTGATATCTATGATAAATTAAGCAAAATAGTAAATGCAAGACTTGAAGAGTTAACTCCAAAAATGGTAAAAGAGTTAGTTCAAAATCTAATCAAAGAACATTTAGGATGGTTAGTTATTTGGGGAGCTGTTTTTGGTGGACTAATTGGATTAGTTAGTGCATTAGTTGCCTAAAGTGTAAGGAGTTTTGACTCCTTACGAATAATAAGTAAAAGACTCTTTTTGTTTTTCCTCTTTAAATTCCAATGCGCTTTTTAAAGATTCTACTTCTTTTTCTAAAGAATTTTTTTCCTCTTCTATTTTTTTTATTTTTTGTCTAAGATTCTCTATTTCATTTTGTAATATTTCATTTCTTGTTTTTAAAATTAAAGCATCATTTTTATTTTTTTCAGCTTCTTCTTTGTAAAGATTACTCAGTAACTCATAATTCATATTCAACCCTTTGAAATAAAATCAATAATACATATCATATTATAAAAAATAGTATTTGAGTATTATTCTACACAAAAATATAGAGTTTTATGAATTTTTATTACAATCAATAACAAAACTTTTATATGTTAAAATAAATTCAAAAAAATTTGGGGATATTTATGGATGGAATTGAAGTATTAGTTTTACTTGATGTTGGTGGATTAGAAGATAAAGAAAAGTTCGATAAACACGTAAAAAAAGAGGGTTTTAAACCAGTTGAAGGTGAAGATTTTGTTTATACAGCTCATTCAACTACAACAACTTTTTCCACAAAAGCATATATATTAGAAATATTTAAAAAGGGACTTCAAAAAAATAAATTCAATGATGCAAATTTAATTTTTTTATTAAATGAAACACCTTATCCAACATATTATTATGATAAAGAAACAAATGATTTTGAGTTACTACAAGTAGAAAAATAGTGAAAAATATTTACGAATTTTTAAAAAATTTAAAAGATGAAAAACGATTAAAAGAGTGTCAACTTTTAATCGTAAATGATGATACTCAAGCTCAAATAGCTTCTGATATCGTTTCATATTTAGGATTTAAACCTTTTGTTTTAGCTGATTTTAGAGCAAATTTTGGGGATGATTTACTCTCTTTTAGTGATGAATTACACGAAATTACAAAAGCTTTAGGGGATTTTTATTCCTATAAAAAACAAGATAAAATCTTAATCTCTCCAATACGAACTATCTCATTTGCACTTCCAAAAGAAAAATGTTTTGAAAGTTTTACTATAAATTTTGCTGATACTTTAAAAATCGATGAGTTAAAATCAAAACTATATAATTGGGGTTACTATTTTGTAGATATTGTAACAAGTGAAGGTGAAGTCTCTATTCGTGGGGATATTATTGATATTTGCCCACTTGGAAGTGAGGCTGGATTTAGAGTTTCTTTATTTGATGATGAAGTTGAAAGTATTAGAAAATTTGATATTGAAGACCAAAAATCATCAAAAGAAGAGATTGAGAGTTTTTCTATAAATCCAGCTTTTTTAGCTTTAGATGAATCATCTTTTGAAGAGATAAACGAACAAGTTCAAACAGTTTCAAGTGATGCTTTTATCAAAGATATTCACTCTTTAGGTTTTTGGTATTTAGGTGATTTAGGGGAATATTTACCTCAAAATTTATCTTCATTTATTACTCAAGAAGCTTTAGAAGAGTTAGATGAAGTTTATGTTTTTGAAGAAAAAAGAATAAACAAAGATAAGTTTTTATTAACACCTCAAATTTACAATAGTAAAAATTATCAAGAGATAAATCCAGCAAATGTAAAAGAGTTTATCTCTTTTCATAAAGATAAAAAAATCACAATTATAAGTGGAACTGAAGCCAAAGTAAAAGGTTATGATTTAGATTTAAGTGATAAAAATATCAAATATGTTTTTGATAATCAAATCATAAATCTTGTAAGTAATGAAGAAGTAATTATCTCTTTAAATAAAGAGGTAAAAAAAAGAAGAAAGAAAAAAGTAAAACTTGTTCTTGATGAGTTACAATACAATGATTTTGTAGTTCATGAAAAACACGGTATTGGTCAATATAAAGGTATTGAGCCAGTTACTGTAATGGGAGCAAAAAGGGACTTTGTTATTGTTCAATATCAAGGTGAAGATAAACTTTTAATCCCTGTTGAAAATATTGATTTAATTGATAGATATGTAGCTGATGGAAACTCTTATGCAGTTGTTGATAAGCTAGGTAAGGGAAGCTTTGCCAAACTAAAAGAGAAAGTAAAAGATAGACTTTTTGCTATTGCAAATGATATTATAAAACTAGCAGCTGCAAGGGAACTTGTAAATGGAATTAAAATTAATACAGATAAAAAAATCCTTGAAGATTTCCAAAAAACTGCTGGATTTGAATATACAAAAGACCAAAAAAGAAGTATCAAAGAGATATTTAATGATTTAAGTTCTGGTCGTGTTATGGATAGACTTCTTTCAGGTGATGTTGGTTTTGGAAAAACAGAAGTTGCTATGAATGCATTACTTGCTGTTATTCTTGATGGTTATCAAACTATTTTTGTATGTCCAACTACACTTCTTGCAACTCAACACTATCATAGTATTCAAAAAAGACTTGAAAATTTTGGAATAAGAGTTGCTAAACTTGATGGAAAAACAACAGCAAAAGAGAAAACAAGTATAAAAAAAGGTTTGGAAAACGGGGATATAAAACTTG
The genomic region above belongs to Arcobacter ellisii and contains:
- a CDS encoding DUF445 family protein, giving the protein MNRTDITNIITVLIMAYGYSNDNNVIYMIGIFALSGAVTNTLAIHMLFEKVPFLYGSGVIESKFGAFKTSIHNLLMNQFFTRENLTKFFQEEMSSAKKTIDFEKILNKTDFTPAYDSLKESVMQSSFGGMLGMFGGEAALEPLREPFTKKLQASIISISSTDAFQEVVNEALKSEDLSADIYDKLSKIVNARLEELTPKMVKELVQNLIKEHLGWLVIWGAVFGGLIGLVSALVA
- the mfd gene encoding transcription-repair coupling factor, with amino-acid sequence MKNIYEFLKNLKDEKRLKECQLLIVNDDTQAQIASDIVSYLGFKPFVLADFRANFGDDLLSFSDELHEITKALGDFYSYKKQDKILISPIRTISFALPKEKCFESFTINFADTLKIDELKSKLYNWGYYFVDIVTSEGEVSIRGDIIDICPLGSEAGFRVSLFDDEVESIRKFDIEDQKSSKEEIESFSINPAFLALDESSFEEINEQVQTVSSDAFIKDIHSLGFWYLGDLGEYLPQNLSSFITQEALEELDEVYVFEEKRINKDKFLLTPQIYNSKNYQEINPANVKEFISFHKDKKITIISGTEAKVKGYDLDLSDKNIKYVFDNQIINLVSNEEVIISLNKEVKKRRKKKVKLVLDELQYNDFVVHEKHGIGQYKGIEPVTVMGAKRDFVIVQYQGEDKLLIPVENIDLIDRYVADGNSYAVVDKLGKGSFAKLKEKVKDRLFAIANDIIKLAAARELVNGIKINTDKKILEDFQKTAGFEYTKDQKRSIKEIFNDLSSGRVMDRLLSGDVGFGKTEVAMNALLAVILDGYQTIFVCPTTLLATQHYHSIQKRLENFGIRVAKLDGKTTAKEKTSIKKGLENGDIKLVIGTHSLLDIKTSNLALVIIDEEHKFGVKQKEKLKQLREDVHIFSMSATPIPRTLNLALSKLKGMSSLLTPPSERLGVRTYVKEYSEKLIKEIILREKRRGGQLFYVHNNIASIEAKKADIEAIVPNIKIDIIHSQIKPDQAEKIIEAFENKEFDILLATSIVESGIHLPNANSIIIDGADRFGIADLHQLRGRVGRSNKEGYCYYVVEDKKQITDDAVKRLVALESNSYLGSGTALAHQDLEIRGGGNIIGEAQSGHIKQIGYGLYLKMLEDTLASLSGEDRVEKKSVDIKLAISAYISEEYISEDRVRLELYRRLSKASDIQEVYAIEEEMEDRFGKPDVVTKQFIELIIIKILALKLGIQTISSYEMNITFTKADDTKETIKSPSKDDDDIINTTLRYLRK
- a CDS encoding lysophospholipid acyltransferase family protein; this translates as MIDIQKEIEKKFPKIKEKENFLKKSLFKIAKKIVHEDSINQFLSQNSHLKGFEFVDAVLDYFDFDYTASSNDFQNIPTSGKVVIIANHPLGGLDALCLLRLISQVRKDVKIVANDFLAGFEALNSLLIPIDNYKIRQSKNDIKKIYEALNNEEAVIIFPAGEVSRATTKGIKDPVWNKGFLSFAQNTNSPILPIFLDAKNSKTFYTISVINKTFSTLLLSHEMFKKKSKRINIKIGQIIPNENITPKGIDKKFLLNLYRKHLYSLKKGKKSFFETQSAIAHPVSRIDLLNELKKSKLIGQTSDGKKIYLYDYTEDSIVLKELGRLREISFRKVGEGVNKKRDTDKYDIYYQHIILWDENELEIVGSYRVGNSDFIFKNIGIKGFYSNNLFKYNEEFVPYLQNSIELGRSFVQPKYWGTRALDYLWYGIGAYLKNNPNIKYMFGPVSISANFPSVAKDMMIFYYSYYYGSKEVLIEAKTPYQYSNKLNEIKELFDLNDKKKDFKFLKSALSNIGVSVPTLYKQYSEIAEEGGVKFLDFNIDKDFGDCVDGFILVEVEKIKKSAKQRYIEKE